A DNA window from Gemmatimonadaceae bacterium contains the following coding sequences:
- a CDS encoding NAD+ synthase, protein MPRTVTIAVAQLHPRKGDYQGNLERLGALLAQLADADARPQVVHFPETVLSGYFVEGGVRDVAVTAGTLAADLDRAYGASVRGALRIIDVVVGFYERFRGTLYNSAAYIRLGEGAPRVLHVHRKSFLPTYGLFDEERFVERGHEIRAFDTPWGRAAILICEDAWHSLAGTIVALDDAEVIFVSAAAPARGIHPRDDGHPGPATVARWERLIREIAEEHGVYVSLANLVGSEGGKVFAGCSAVLGPAGDLRVRGPEWEEAVLLTSLDLGDIGRARADAPLLADLRTVLPHLQRSLAAAERGERAALAAHERDEGGRGAPPPTTNIHPTPTPHPHHFTAVRIISAAESAPAPSSAFGASGASAPPGASAPPGAAAHHGTGAHVGGGPPPLAINAPLVEAWLTRFIRDEMARRGFTKAVVGVSGGVDSAVTAFLAARALGAEHVLGLRLPFRTSSPESLEHAQLVVDALGIPSRTLDISGAVDGYLALEPDADGTRRGNVMARVRMIALFDQSAALRGVPLGTGNKTERLFGYFTWHADDSPPINPLGDLFKTQVWALARHLGVPEVIISKPASADLITGQTDEGDFGISYARADVILNWLVAGYSASDLVARGFDEVEVALVRRRLDGTHWKRKLPTVAMLTQTAIGESYLRPVDY, encoded by the coding sequence ATGCCGCGCACCGTGACCATCGCCGTCGCCCAGTTGCACCCACGCAAGGGCGACTATCAGGGGAACCTCGAGCGCCTCGGCGCCCTGCTCGCCCAACTCGCCGACGCCGACGCGCGACCACAGGTGGTCCACTTCCCCGAGACCGTGCTGTCGGGCTACTTCGTGGAGGGCGGTGTTCGTGATGTGGCGGTGACGGCCGGGACGCTGGCGGCGGATCTCGACCGCGCGTACGGCGCCTCGGTGCGCGGCGCGCTTCGCATCATCGACGTGGTGGTGGGATTCTACGAGCGCTTTCGCGGCACGCTCTACAACTCGGCAGCATACATCCGGCTGGGGGAGGGGGCGCCGCGCGTCCTGCACGTGCACCGCAAGTCCTTCCTCCCGACCTACGGGCTGTTCGACGAGGAGCGATTCGTGGAGCGCGGGCACGAGATCCGCGCCTTCGATACGCCCTGGGGACGCGCGGCAATCCTCATTTGCGAAGACGCCTGGCATTCGCTGGCCGGCACCATCGTGGCCCTCGATGACGCCGAGGTGATCTTCGTGTCGGCGGCCGCGCCGGCGCGTGGCATCCACCCGCGCGACGATGGGCATCCCGGCCCGGCGACGGTGGCGCGGTGGGAGCGCCTCATTCGCGAGATCGCCGAGGAGCATGGCGTGTACGTATCGCTCGCCAACCTCGTGGGAAGCGAAGGGGGGAAGGTGTTCGCCGGCTGCTCGGCGGTGCTTGGTCCGGCCGGCGACCTGCGCGTGCGCGGCCCGGAGTGGGAGGAGGCGGTCCTTCTCACCTCGCTCGACCTGGGGGATATCGGGCGGGCGCGCGCCGACGCGCCGCTGCTGGCCGACCTGCGCACGGTGCTCCCGCACTTGCAGCGGTCGCTGGCGGCGGCGGAGCGCGGCGAGAGAGCGGCGCTGGCGGCGCACGAGAGGGATGAGGGGGGGCGCGGGGCCCCCCCCCCGACAACAAACATTCACCCCACCCCCACCCCCCACCCTCACCATTTCACCGCGGTCCGTATCATTTCCGCGGCAGAGTCGGCGCCCGCGCCCAGTTCCGCCTTCGGCGCTTCCGGCGCTTCCGCGCCCCCCGGCGCTTCCGCGCCCCCCGGCGCCGCCGCTCACCACGGCACAGGCGCGCATGTGGGTGGCGGCCCGCCACCACTCGCCATCAACGCCCCGCTGGTCGAGGCCTGGCTGACCCGCTTCATCCGCGACGAGATGGCGCGCCGCGGCTTCACCAAGGCGGTCGTCGGTGTCTCCGGCGGCGTCGATTCCGCCGTCACCGCCTTTCTGGCCGCCCGCGCGTTAGGCGCCGAGCACGTCCTCGGGCTCCGCCTCCCCTTCCGGACCTCGAGCCCGGAATCGCTGGAGCACGCACAACTCGTCGTCGACGCGCTCGGCATCCCGTCACGCACGCTCGACATCTCCGGCGCGGTAGACGGCTACCTGGCGCTCGAGCCCGACGCCGATGGCACGCGCCGCGGCAACGTGATGGCGCGCGTGCGCATGATCGCCCTCTTCGACCAGTCGGCGGCGTTGCGCGGCGTCCCGTTAGGCACGGGGAACAAGACCGAGCGCCTGTTTGGCTACTTCACCTGGCACGCCGACGACTCACCTCCCATCAACCCGCTCGGCGACCTGTTCAAGACGCAGGTCTGGGCCCTCGCGCGCCACCTCGGCGTCCCCGAGGTCATCATCAGCAAGCCCGCATCGGCCGACCTCATCACGGGGCAGACCGACGAGGGAGATTTCGGCATCAGTTACGCGCGCGCCGACGTGATCCTCAACTGGCTCGTTGCCGGTTACAGCGCGTCGGACCTCGTCGCGCGCGGCTTTGACGAAGTCGAGGTGGCACTCGTGCGCCGACGGCTCGATGGAACGCACTGGAAGCGGAAGCTCCCCACGGTCGCCATGCTCACGCAAACGGCGATTGGCGAGTCATACCTGCGCCCGGTCGACTACTGA
- a CDS encoding PBP1A family penicillin-binding protein, which produces MMHVLAPVNPTLRTLPLVMHARATMRRAGARLIVPLVVSLAWPLASVGGQQGGAVQNSTGEAWQIVTMPQSSQVLARDGSLIGEIGRQWRTVVALRTLPRYVAQAFVAVEDQRFYQHDGVDLVGVAGALKDALGGRLRGASTITQQLVGNMHPDLIDRTDRTPMRKLREQAAAREMERHYSKEQILEAYLNFIHFGSRYYGIESAARHYFGKPAARLTLVEAATLAALPKGPALYDPVRHPDRARARRDLVLSLMAQQKYITTAQANAAQREPVVTAPDGGLDAAAPYVVDVVRVQAERAGVKLADGGFRITTTLDPVIQRAADEALRQGLADVESRPGYGHATFANRPKGSTDYLQGAVVALDPFTGDVRALVGGRDYIESPYNRAVNGMRQPGSAFKPVVYATAIADSLPANTIVADTALAIPLPNRSPYRPENADGEFLGALTMREALARSRNPVAVQLAMQAGMDSVIAMARSLGISSFIAPYPSSAIGASVVQPLDLVAAYATFANLGRRVEPRFIDRVEDRTGKIVWQQRPNAGQQTLDPKVAFIVRDMMRDAVERGTATSVRRFVPSSVPVAGKTGTTNDNADVWFVGMTPDLVAGVWLGFDKPTPIARGAAGGSLAAPIFGRLVQQAGVGRGGVPWLPPEGLVVAELDRVTGQVATVDTPADRRYAEYFIPGTEPPILRMDAWRILRLGPIVH; this is translated from the coding sequence GTGATGCACGTCCTCGCTCCCGTGAACCCGACCCTTCGCACATTGCCGCTCGTCATGCATGCCCGCGCGACGATGAGGCGCGCCGGCGCTCGACTCATCGTGCCGCTCGTCGTCTCGCTGGCGTGGCCGCTGGCGTCGGTGGGCGGGCAGCAGGGGGGTGCCGTGCAGAACTCCACGGGCGAGGCGTGGCAGATCGTGACGATGCCGCAGTCGTCGCAGGTGCTGGCGCGCGACGGCTCGCTCATTGGGGAGATCGGGCGGCAGTGGCGCACGGTGGTGGCGCTGCGCACGCTCCCGCGCTACGTGGCGCAGGCCTTCGTGGCCGTCGAGGACCAGCGTTTCTACCAGCACGACGGAGTGGATCTCGTGGGCGTGGCCGGGGCGCTCAAGGATGCCTTGGGTGGAAGGCTGCGCGGCGCGAGCACCATCACGCAGCAGCTGGTGGGCAACATGCATCCCGACCTCATCGACCGGACCGATCGTACGCCGATGCGGAAGTTGCGCGAGCAGGCGGCGGCCCGGGAGATGGAGCGGCACTACTCGAAGGAGCAGATCCTCGAGGCGTATCTCAACTTCATCCACTTCGGATCGCGCTACTACGGGATCGAGTCGGCGGCGCGTCACTACTTCGGAAAGCCGGCCGCGCGCCTCACGCTGGTCGAGGCGGCAACGCTCGCCGCGCTCCCCAAGGGGCCTGCACTGTACGATCCCGTGCGCCACCCCGATCGTGCGCGCGCGCGCCGTGACCTCGTGCTCTCGCTCATGGCGCAGCAGAAGTACATCACCACCGCGCAGGCAAACGCTGCGCAGCGCGAGCCGGTGGTGACCGCGCCCGACGGGGGACTCGACGCCGCGGCCCCCTACGTGGTGGATGTGGTGCGCGTGCAGGCCGAGCGTGCCGGCGTCAAGCTGGCCGACGGCGGCTTTCGCATCACGACGACGCTCGATCCCGTCATCCAGCGCGCGGCCGACGAGGCGCTGCGCCAGGGGTTGGCCGATGTCGAGTCGCGCCCGGGCTACGGCCACGCGACCTTTGCCAACCGGCCCAAGGGGAGCACCGACTACCTGCAGGGCGCGGTCGTGGCGCTCGATCCCTTCACCGGCGACGTGCGCGCGCTCGTGGGCGGGCGCGACTACATCGAGTCGCCGTACAACCGCGCCGTGAACGGGATGCGGCAGCCGGGGTCGGCCTTCAAGCCGGTCGTCTACGCCACCGCCATCGCCGACTCGCTCCCCGCCAACACCATCGTGGCCGACACCGCGCTGGCGATCCCGCTCCCCAACCGCTCCCCCTACCGGCCGGAGAACGCCGACGGCGAGTTCCTCGGCGCGCTCACCATGCGCGAGGCGCTGGCGCGCTCACGCAACCCGGTCGCCGTGCAGCTGGCGATGCAGGCGGGAATGGATTCGGTGATCGCCATGGCACGCTCACTCGGCATTTCGTCGTTTATCGCGCCGTATCCGTCCAGCGCCATTGGTGCGTCGGTCGTGCAGCCGCTCGACCTCGTGGCCGCCTATGCGACGTTCGCCAACCTGGGGCGGCGCGTGGAGCCGCGCTTCATCGATCGCGTCGAGGACCGCACCGGGAAGATCGTCTGGCAGCAGCGCCCAAACGCCGGGCAGCAGACGCTGGACCCCAAGGTCGCCTTCATCGTGCGCGACATGATGCGCGACGCCGTCGAGCGGGGGACGGCGACGTCGGTGCGACGCTTCGTGCCGTCGTCGGTGCCCGTGGCGGGAAAGACCGGGACCACCAACGACAACGCCGACGTCTGGTTTGTCGGGATGACGCCCGACCTGGTCGCCGGCGTCTGGCTGGGCTTCGACAAGCCGACCCCGATCGCGCGCGGCGCCGCGGGGGGCTCGCTGGCTGCCCCCATCTTCGGGCGCCTCGTGCAGCAGGCCGGCGTTGGGCGGGGCGGCGTACCCTGGCTCCCCCCCGAGGGGCTCGTGGTGGCCGAACTCGACCGCGTGACCGGACAGGTCGCTACCGTCGATACGCCGGCCGACCGGCGCTACGCCGAGTACTTCATTCCCGGCACCGAGCCCCCCATCCTGCGCATGGACGCCTGGCGCATCCTCCGCTTAGGGCCAATCGTGCACTGA
- a CDS encoding methyl-accepting chemotaxis protein codes for MSRTSTPRRATKPLDPQRAVDSQGARPARPSALAVSALQDSLESIRQERDEAVAERDALRAELAEYREGIARMTAVCRETAEGDLEHRVLGIRRDGPLGDLSRSINHLLDLTDAFVREARASLQHASDEKYWRRVLERGLLGNYRMAARLINSATDQMAAKSRQLREAAADRLRLADEFEAAIKVVVDNVAAAATEARATAESLSGTAEHTSQQSVTVAAASEEASRSMESVAAAAEEITATVGHIEQQTRASRDMAHEAVRAAEHTNEIVNGLTKASGQITRVVKLITDIASQTRLLSLNAAIEAARAGEVGRGFAVVAAEVKNLASKTGDATSEIGAQVMAIQQASEQAAQAIGGISGTISQMHELTSAVTDAVHNQRFATDEINRNIHEAAQGTQQVTGSISRVSESVSETSTAAGQMLQASDELSRMAELLRSEVDRFLKTIRTG; via the coding sequence ATGTCTCGCACCTCCACCCCCCGCCGGGCCACCAAGCCGCTCGACCCCCAGCGCGCCGTTGACAGCCAGGGCGCGCGTCCCGCGCGACCGTCAGCGCTCGCGGTATCGGCGCTGCAGGACTCGCTCGAGTCCATTCGTCAGGAGCGGGACGAAGCCGTCGCCGAGCGCGATGCGTTGCGCGCTGAGCTGGCCGAGTATCGGGAAGGGATCGCCCGCATGACCGCGGTCTGCCGCGAGACCGCCGAGGGCGACCTCGAGCACCGTGTGCTGGGCATCCGGCGCGACGGCCCGTTAGGCGACCTGTCGCGCTCGATCAACCACCTGCTGGACCTCACGGACGCCTTTGTGCGCGAGGCCCGCGCCTCGCTGCAGCACGCCAGCGACGAGAAGTACTGGCGCCGGGTGCTGGAGCGCGGGCTGCTGGGCAACTATCGCATGGCGGCGCGACTGATCAACAGCGCCACCGACCAGATGGCGGCGAAGTCGCGGCAGCTGCGCGAGGCGGCAGCGGACCGTTTGCGCCTGGCGGATGAATTCGAGGCGGCCATCAAGGTGGTGGTGGACAACGTGGCCGCAGCGGCCACCGAGGCGCGCGCCACGGCCGAGTCGCTGTCGGGCACGGCGGAGCACACCTCGCAGCAGTCGGTCACGGTGGCCGCCGCTTCGGAGGAGGCCAGCCGCTCGATGGAGTCGGTGGCCGCCGCCGCCGAGGAGATCACGGCAACGGTCGGTCACATCGAGCAGCAGACGCGCGCCTCGCGGGACATGGCGCACGAGGCGGTTCGCGCCGCCGAGCACACGAACGAGATCGTCAACGGGCTCACGAAGGCGTCGGGGCAGATCACGCGCGTGGTCAAGCTCATCACCGACATCGCCAGCCAGACGCGACTCCTGTCGCTGAATGCCGCCATCGAGGCGGCGCGCGCGGGTGAGGTGGGGCGCGGCTTTGCCGTGGTCGCCGCCGAGGTGAAGAACCTCGCCAGCAAGACGGGCGATGCCACGAGCGAGATCGGCGCGCAGGTGATGGCCATCCAGCAGGCGAGCGAGCAGGCCGCGCAGGCCATTGGCGGGATCAGCGGCACCATCTCGCAGATGCACGAACTCACGAGCGCGGTGACCGACGCCGTTCACAACCAGCGCTTTGCCACGGACGAGATCAACCGCAACATCCACGAGGCGGCGCAGGGGACGCAGCAAGTCACGGGAAGCATCTCGCGCGTTTCGGAGTCGGTGAGCGAGACGAGCACCGCCGCCGGCCAGATGCTGCAGGCCTCGGACGAGCTCTCGCGCATGGCCGAGTTGCTGCGCAGCGAGGTGGATCGCTTCCTCAAGACGATTCGCACCGGCTGA
- a CDS encoding PAS domain-containing protein, with translation MSIARTQIVPSGRARTFGEDEIIVSKTDLQGKITYANDVFIRVSGYEEHELLGAPHSIIRHPDMPRAVFKLLWDTLGAGREVFAYVNNMARNGDNYWVLAHVTPSFDRNGTIVGYHSNRRVPEPSKLEKVKPIYGALLDAERRHSDRKDGLVASVALLEATLATAGIAYDEWVWSL, from the coding sequence ATGAGCATCGCCCGCACGCAGATAGTCCCGTCGGGGCGCGCGCGCACTTTCGGTGAAGACGAGATCATCGTCTCGAAGACCGACCTGCAGGGGAAGATCACGTACGCCAACGACGTGTTCATTCGCGTGTCCGGCTATGAGGAGCACGAGCTGCTTGGTGCGCCGCACTCGATCATCCGTCATCCCGACATGCCACGCGCGGTGTTCAAGCTGCTGTGGGACACGCTGGGCGCCGGCCGTGAGGTCTTTGCCTACGTCAACAACATGGCGCGGAACGGGGACAACTACTGGGTCCTGGCGCACGTGACGCCGTCGTTCGACCGCAACGGGACGATTGTTGGATACCACTCCAACCGTCGCGTGCCGGAGCCGTCCAAGCTGGAGAAGGTGAAGCCGATCTACGGGGCGCTGCTCGACGCCGAGCGTCGCCACTCCGACCGCAAGGACGGCCTCGTGGCCTCGGTCGCCCTGCTCGAGGCCACGCTCGCCACGGCGGGTATCGCCTACGACGAGTGGGTCTGGTCGCTCTGA
- a CDS encoding ABC transporter permease, with protein sequence MISSLSTALAVALDQLRVNTLRTILSTLGVIIGVGSLVAVLSLGDGLERFSRNEVERTTDIQSVSLSSRTSERVDGEWVPVRDYPTFTRDDAAAIARDVEFVKNVSLAVTSVIPVESPRSGARRETSVTSAMAGVDQYAHAELAAGRFFTRVEDERGAPVVVLSHKLASDLAAPRAPARLLGEMVRVNGAPREVIGIVASYKGERGWAATVPYSSVGLLSIQGGRRLLPSIAVRATRIEDVDALRRSVEDWLGRRYGSRWERRVEVVTMEKRLEQATQGVRIFKWFMGAIAAISLLVGGIGIMNVMLASVTERTREIGVRKAIGARPRDVLLQFLSESVAISSVGSAIGVVLGAVIASLAILIIRDQTGATGLAPSLSASSVLVAAGSAVAIGLVFGTYPARRAARLSPIDAIRHE encoded by the coding sequence ATGATCAGCTCCCTCAGCACCGCCCTCGCCGTCGCCCTCGACCAGTTGCGGGTGAACACGCTCCGCACGATCCTCTCCACGCTGGGGGTCATCATCGGCGTGGGATCGCTGGTGGCCGTCTTGTCGTTAGGCGACGGGTTGGAGCGGTTCTCGCGCAACGAAGTCGAACGGACCACCGACATCCAGTCCGTGTCGCTGTCGTCCCGCACGTCGGAGCGCGTCGATGGCGAGTGGGTGCCGGTGCGCGACTATCCCACGTTCACGCGCGACGACGCCGCGGCCATTGCGCGCGACGTGGAGTTCGTGAAGAACGTCTCGCTCGCCGTGACCTCGGTCATTCCCGTGGAATCGCCACGCAGCGGGGCGCGACGCGAGACGTCGGTGACATCGGCGATGGCCGGCGTGGACCAGTACGCCCACGCGGAGCTGGCCGCCGGCCGCTTCTTCACGCGCGTCGAGGACGAACGCGGCGCCCCCGTCGTCGTCCTCTCACACAAACTCGCGAGCGACCTCGCCGCGCCCCGCGCGCCGGCGCGGCTCCTTGGCGAGATGGTGCGCGTGAACGGGGCACCGCGTGAAGTCATCGGCATCGTCGCCAGCTACAAGGGAGAACGCGGCTGGGCCGCGACCGTCCCGTACTCGTCGGTGGGATTGCTCTCGATTCAGGGAGGGCGGCGACTCCTCCCGTCCATCGCCGTGCGTGCAACCCGCATCGAGGATGTCGATGCGCTCCGGCGATCGGTCGAGGATTGGCTGGGGCGTCGCTATGGAAGTCGATGGGAACGACGCGTGGAGGTGGTGACGATGGAGAAGCGACTGGAGCAGGCCACGCAGGGGGTGCGCATCTTCAAGTGGTTCATGGGTGCCATCGCCGCGATCTCGCTCCTGGTAGGCGGCATCGGGATCATGAACGTCATGCTCGCCTCGGTGACCGAGCGCACCCGCGAGATCGGCGTGCGCAAGGCGATCGGGGCGCGCCCGCGCGACGTCCTCCTGCAATTCCTCTCCGAGTCGGTGGCCATCTCCAGCGTGGGAAGCGCGATCGGTGTCGTGCTCGGCGCCGTGATTGCGTCGCTCGCCATCCTCATCATTCGCGACCAGACCGGGGCCACCGGGCTGGCGCCGAGTCTCTCGGCGTCATCGGTGTTGGTCGCAGCGGGATCGGCGGTCGCCATCGGCCTCGTCTTCGGAACGTATCCGGCGCGGCGCGCGGCGCGGCTGTCTCCCATCGACGCCATTCGCCACGAGTAG